In a single window of the Podarcis raffonei isolate rPodRaf1 chromosome 14, rPodRaf1.pri, whole genome shotgun sequence genome:
- the SNX1 gene encoding sorting nexin-1 isoform X1 codes for MASGGSPVDRLPPPFPAAEPAGVPEAGSDSDGEDIFTGSSSKPMSPKKESPVPVRTTSTENGVREEQDDQDLFADATVELSLDSTQNNQKKEMATVISPVPSLEKTANLPSKPQSKTYEELEEEEQEDKFELSVEVSDPEKIGDGMNAYVAYKVSTQTTLPMFRNKQFSVKRRFSDFLGLYEKLSEKHAQNGFIVPPPPEKSLIGMTKVKVGKEDSSSTEFLEKRRAALERYLQRTVNHPTMLQDPDVREFLEKDELPRAVGTQTLSGAGLLKMFNRATDAVSKMTIKMNESDIWFEEKLQEVECEEQRLRKLHAVVELLVNHRKELSLNTGQFAKSLAMLGSSEDNTAMSRALSQLAEVEEKIEQLHQEQANSDFFLLAELLSDYIRLLSVVRGAFDQRMKTWQRWQDAQIMLQKKRETEARLLWANKPDKLQQAKEEISEWESRVTQYERDFERISAVLRKEVLRFEKEKTKDFKTHVTKYLETLLHSQQQFVKYWDAFLPEAKAIS; via the exons atgGCGTCGGGAGGCTCCCCTGTGGACCGGCTGCCTCCGCCTTTCCCCGCGGCGGAGCCTGCGGGCGTCCCGGAGGCGGGCAGCGACTCGGACGGGGAGGACATTTTCACCGGCAGCTCC AGCAAGCCAATGTCGCCTAAGAAAGAGTCGCCTGTACCAGTAAGAACTACCTCCACAGAAAATGGTGTTCGAGAGGAACAGGATGATCAGGACTTATTCGCAG ATGCCACTGTAGAATTGTCTCTTGATAGCACACAAAACAACCAGAAGAAAGAGATGGCTACTGTGATCAGCCCTGTCCCTTCTTTAGAGAAAACAGCAAATTTGCCTTCTAAGCCACAGTCAAAAACCTATGAGGAG ttggaagaagaggaacagGAAGACAAATTTGAACTTTCAGTGGAAGTGAGTGATCCTGAGAAAATTG GAGATGGTATGAATGCCTATGTGGCCTACAAGGTGTCAACACAG ACCACTTTGCCAATGTTCAGGAATAAGCAGTTCTCCGTGAAGAGGAGATTCAGCGACTTCCTGGGCTTGTATGAGAAGCTATCAGAGAAGCACGCACAAAATGGATTCATCGTCCccccacctcctgagaagagttTGATAG GAATGACCAAAGTAAAAGTTGGGAAAGAAGATTCTTCCTCCACAGAATTCCTAGAAAAACGTCGAGCTGCCTTAGAAAG GTATCTTCAAAGAACGGTCAACCATCCAACCATGCTGCAGGACCCAGATGTCAGGGAATTCTTGGAAAAAGATGAG TTGCCACGAGCAGTTGGCACTCAGACCCTGAGTGGAGCTGGACTTCTGAAGATGTTCAACAGAGCTACTGATGCCGTCAGCAAAATGACCATCAAGATGAATGAGTCGGACATC TGGTTTGAAGAGAAGCTTCAGGAGGTAGAATGTGAGGAGCAGCGCCTGCGGAAGCTACATGCTGTTGTAGAACTGCTAGTTAATCACAGGAAAG AACTGTCACTGAATACGGGTCAGTTTGCCAAGAGTTTAGCCATGCTGGGGAGTTCAGAGGACAACACCGCCATGTCCCGGGCGCTCTCCCAGCTGGCTGAGGTGGAAGAGAAGATTGAACAGCTGCACCAAGAACAGGCCAACAGTGACTTCTTCCTCCTGGCTGAGCTCCTGAGTGACTACATTCGCCTTCTTTCTGTTGTGAGG GGTGCCTTTGACCAGCGCATGAAGACCTGGCAACGCTGGCAGGATGCCCAGATCATGCTGCAGAAGAAACGAGAAACAGAGGCTCGGCTGCTGTGGGCCAACAAACCCGACAAGCTTCAGCAAGCCAAAGAGGAGATCTCAGAG TGGGAATCTCGTGTGACGCAATATGAGCGAGACTTTGAACGAATATCTGCAGTTCTCCGGAAGGAGGTGTTGCGGTTTGAG
- the SNX1 gene encoding sorting nexin-1 isoform X2, translating to MASGGSPVDRLPPPFPAAEPAGVPEAGSDSDGEDIFTGSSSKPMSPKKESPVPVRTTSTENGVREEQDDQDLFADATVELSLDSTQNNQKKEMATVISPVPSLEKTANLPSKPQSKTYEELEEEEQEDKFELSVEVSDPEKIGDGMNAYVAYKVSTQTTLPMFRNKQFSVKRRFSDFLGLYEKLSEKHAQNGFIVPPPPEKSLIGMTKVKVGKEDSSSTEFLEKRRAALERYLQRTVNHPTMLQDPDVREFLEKDELPRAVGTQTLSGAGLLKMFNRATDAVSKMTIKMNESDIWFEEKLQEVECEEQRLRKLHAVVELLVNHRKELSLNTGQFAKSLAMLGSSEDNTAMSRALSQLAEVEEKIEQLHQEQANSDFFLLAELLSDYIRLLSVVRGAFDQRMKTWQRWQDAQIMLQKKRETEARLLWANKPDKLQQAKEEISEKEKTKDFKTHVTKYLETLLHSQQQFVKYWDAFLPEAKAIS from the exons atgGCGTCGGGAGGCTCCCCTGTGGACCGGCTGCCTCCGCCTTTCCCCGCGGCGGAGCCTGCGGGCGTCCCGGAGGCGGGCAGCGACTCGGACGGGGAGGACATTTTCACCGGCAGCTCC AGCAAGCCAATGTCGCCTAAGAAAGAGTCGCCTGTACCAGTAAGAACTACCTCCACAGAAAATGGTGTTCGAGAGGAACAGGATGATCAGGACTTATTCGCAG ATGCCACTGTAGAATTGTCTCTTGATAGCACACAAAACAACCAGAAGAAAGAGATGGCTACTGTGATCAGCCCTGTCCCTTCTTTAGAGAAAACAGCAAATTTGCCTTCTAAGCCACAGTCAAAAACCTATGAGGAG ttggaagaagaggaacagGAAGACAAATTTGAACTTTCAGTGGAAGTGAGTGATCCTGAGAAAATTG GAGATGGTATGAATGCCTATGTGGCCTACAAGGTGTCAACACAG ACCACTTTGCCAATGTTCAGGAATAAGCAGTTCTCCGTGAAGAGGAGATTCAGCGACTTCCTGGGCTTGTATGAGAAGCTATCAGAGAAGCACGCACAAAATGGATTCATCGTCCccccacctcctgagaagagttTGATAG GAATGACCAAAGTAAAAGTTGGGAAAGAAGATTCTTCCTCCACAGAATTCCTAGAAAAACGTCGAGCTGCCTTAGAAAG GTATCTTCAAAGAACGGTCAACCATCCAACCATGCTGCAGGACCCAGATGTCAGGGAATTCTTGGAAAAAGATGAG TTGCCACGAGCAGTTGGCACTCAGACCCTGAGTGGAGCTGGACTTCTGAAGATGTTCAACAGAGCTACTGATGCCGTCAGCAAAATGACCATCAAGATGAATGAGTCGGACATC TGGTTTGAAGAGAAGCTTCAGGAGGTAGAATGTGAGGAGCAGCGCCTGCGGAAGCTACATGCTGTTGTAGAACTGCTAGTTAATCACAGGAAAG AACTGTCACTGAATACGGGTCAGTTTGCCAAGAGTTTAGCCATGCTGGGGAGTTCAGAGGACAACACCGCCATGTCCCGGGCGCTCTCCCAGCTGGCTGAGGTGGAAGAGAAGATTGAACAGCTGCACCAAGAACAGGCCAACAGTGACTTCTTCCTCCTGGCTGAGCTCCTGAGTGACTACATTCGCCTTCTTTCTGTTGTGAGG GGTGCCTTTGACCAGCGCATGAAGACCTGGCAACGCTGGCAGGATGCCCAGATCATGCTGCAGAAGAAACGAGAAACAGAGGCTCGGCTGCTGTGGGCCAACAAACCCGACAAGCTTCAGCAAGCCAAAGAGGAGATCTCAGAG
- the PATL2 gene encoding protein PAT1 homolog 2 yields MKPSSCCPSLNEASSKRGRNGRRRRGKRAFPMAEGGEAAAGAAQDLILEDYFMMEEEPLGDKTAEEEEIDLYVNLTFTSKAYLEQTRGKVLETDAEQAHVGGFEEVMVTVGEEKPEATEAEPMLEDAAENESLPTEPQHVYDDHDEEEEEEGEEEEEVAMADQDEEPACEKDHKSKEAGEPNNLGDPAVMRAVRGQRTLEREDSAVLDSRVANDLSDYPTDFLTASKPSIWNSTRRRVQSLSMMEALDRASMSRVNLDLLASPAQRSYLDTSGLERSGFRGRTFKPSSQRFVRQQSPTMSGSMRSPYLFTPPRRTRRVLGLNQTSAYASPPPYRPFFPNVNSPSWAMAHNLDPPLFSPTSGNQQKFSVPSAMTQLHPLHQRILTQRQRGQERRIPRMKRQPPKEDPYAVLMTPVEKEWVIKVQMLQLQSDNLHRDDYYYQEYYRKLEHKQAEKGLLGGCKTEVPKLVTPYIQKVEAYESVVRIPGSLGQVAVSTCYSPRRAIDAVHNIPLEQAVGNQRLQVLYEIEKMYLQLLDIEDGQRKLEQVPEEEHLHFCEKFAHELGHIYQALRIEEQNSEKEAKDEFLQILLVGKGRRLVARLLPHLSQEQAKQVLVSITQHLPFLLQKDMMDESLPILYGPLCDVIEQLTFSEMIDLLQELTRLQPESVQQSLAMVFGNKFAISLLYLLLSHGERCLSSGMPLNPRNGDFEKWVDTVLLVARELSQVPKALMVEPFHLPSNLLFLFCRYVDKDMANHLDAKME; encoded by the exons ATCCTGGAGGATTACTTTATGATGGAAGAAGAACCTTTGGGTGACAAGACAGCTGAAGAGGAAGAAATTGATCTTTACGTTAACTTGACGTTCAC TTCTAAAGCTTACCTGGAGCAGACTAGAGGGAAAGTCCTGGAGACAGATGCAGAGCAAGCTCATGTGGGTGGATTTGAGGAGGTGATGGTGACTGTTGGGGAAGAGAAACCTGAAGCTACTGAGGCAGAACCCATGCTAGAAGATGCGGCAGAGAATGAAAGCCTTCCCACTGAGCCACAACATGTTTATGATGATcatgatgaagaagaggaggaggaaggggaagaggaggaggaagtggcaaTGGCTGACCAAGATGAGGAACCTGCATGCGAGAAGGATCATAAAAGCAAGGAAGCTGGAGAGCCAAACAACCTGGGAGACCCAGCAGTCATGAGAGCTGTGCGTGGCCAACGTACGTTGGAG aGAGAAGATTCTGCTGTCCTGGACAGCAGAGTTGCCAACGACCTCTCAGATTATCCTACTGATTTCTTG ACAGCTTCAAAACCTTCCATCTGGAATTCTACCCGGAGGAGAGTCCAGTCGCTGTCTATGATGGAG GCGTTGGACAGGGCTTCTATGTCCCGGGTCAACCTAGATCTTTTGGCCTCACCGGCGCAGAGAAGCTATCTAGACACATCTGGCCTGGAGCGTTCAGGCTTCCGTGGGAGAACCTTCAAGCCCTCTTCTCAGCGCTTCGTGCGGCAG CAATCTCCCACGATGTCTGGCTCTATGAGATCGCCTTACCTGTTCACTCCACCCCGCAGAACACGGCGTGTACTTGGCCTTAATCAG ACATCTGCCTATGCGTCTCCACCTCCATATAGGCCCTTTTTCCCAAATGTCAATAGCCCAAGCTGGGCTATGGCCCATAATCTTGATCCTCCACTCTTCAGTCCAACATCTGGCAACCAGCAGAAGTTCAG TGTTCCCAGTGCCATGACACAACTTCACCCCCTGCATCAACGGATCCTGACCCAAAGACAGCGAGGGCAAGAAAGGAG AATTCCCCGTATGAAGCGCCAGCCGCCGAAGGAGGACCCCTATGCTGTGCTCATGACTCCAGTAGAAAAAGAGTGGGTGATAAAGGTGCAAATGTTGCAGCTTCAGAGTGACAACCTTCACAGGGATGACTATTATTACCAg gaatATTATCGCAAGCTGGAGCACAAACAGGCAGAGAAGGGGCTTCTTGGAGGGTGCAAGACTGAAGTCCCCAAGCTAGTGACACCGTATATCCAGAAAGTGGAGGCATACGAATCTG TGGTGCGGATACCGGGCTCCCTGGGCCAAGTGGCAGTGTCTACGTGCTACAGTCCCCGCAGGGCTATTGATGCCGTGCACAACATCCCGCTGGAACAG GCTGTGGGTAATCAGCGACTGCAAGTACTATATGAAATTGAGAAG ATGTACCTGCAGCTGCTGGATATAGAAGATGGTCAGAGGAAACTGGAGCAAGTGCCAGAGGAGGAGCACCTCCACTTCTGTGAGAAATTTGCGCATGAGCTGGGACATATCTATCAAGCCCTAAGAATCGAAGAGCAGAATTCGGAAAA GGAAGCCAAAGATGAGTTccttcagatcctgcttgtgggaaaAGGGAGGAGGCTGGTGGCCCGTCTGTTGCCACACTTGTCGCAGGAGCAGGCCAAGCAGGTCCTTGTCAGCATCACCCAGCACCTACCGTTTCTCCTTCAGAAGGACATGATGGATGAG TCTCTGCCCATTCTCTACGGTCCTCTCTGTGATGTCATTGAGCAGTTGACCTTCAGTGAGATGATAGACCTCTTACAGGAGCTAACCAGATTGCAGCCGGAGTCTGTCCAGCAATCGCTTGCTATGGTGTTTGGGAACAAG TTTGCCATCTCACTTCTATACCTTCTGCTGAGTCACGGGGAGAGATGTCTCTCCTCCGGAATGCCCCTGAACCCCCGCAACGGAGACTTTGAAAAATG GGTGGATACAGTGCTCCTTGTTGCAAGGGAGCTGTCTCAGGTACCCAAGGCATTGATGGTAGAGCCATTTCACCTCCCCAGCAACCTCCTTTTTCTCTTCTGCCGCTATGTAGACAAAGACATGGCAAACCACTTAGATGCCAAGATGGA GTGA